A genomic stretch from Meriones unguiculatus strain TT.TT164.6M chromosome 15, Bangor_MerUng_6.1, whole genome shotgun sequence includes:
- the Aimp2 gene encoding aminoacyl tRNA synthase complex-interacting multifunctional protein 2 isoform X4, giving the protein MPMYQVKPYHGGSAPLRVELPTCMYRLPNVHSKTTTPATDAGHVQDYGALKDIVINANPASPPLSLLVMHSLLCERYRVLSTVHTHSSVKNVPENLLKCFGEQARKQSRHEYQLGFTLIWKDVPKTQMKFRVQTMCPIEGEGSIARFLFSLFGQKHNAVNLTLIDSWVDIAMFQLKEGSSKEKAAVFRSMNSALGKSPWLVGNELTVADVVLWSVLQQTGGGSGAAPTNVQRWLKSCENLAPFSTALQLLK; this is encoded by the exons ATGCCGATGTACCAGGTAAAGCCCTATCATGGAGGCAGCGCACCTCTGCGTGTAGAGCTGCCAACCTGCATGTACCGGCTCCCCAACGTGCACAGCAAGACCACCACTCCCGCGACCGACGCGGGCCACGTGCAG GATTATGGGGCACTGAAAGACATCGTGATCAACGCAAACCCAGCCTCCCCGCCCCTCTCCCTGCTTGTGATGCACAGTCTGCTCTGTGAACGCTACAGGGTCCTGTCCACGGTGCACACACATTCGTCAGTCAAGAACGTACCCGAGAATCTTCTCAAGTGCTTCGGGGAGCAGGCTAGAAAACAGTCCCGCCACGAGTATCAGCTGGGCTTCACTTTGATTTGGAAGGATG TGCCCAAGACACAGATGAAGTTCAGGGTACAGACAATGTGCCCCATCGAAGGAGAAGGGAGCATCGCTCGcttcttgttctctctgtttgGCCAGAAGCATAATGCTGTCAACTTAACACTCATCGACAGCTGGGTGGATATCGCTATGTTTCAGCTGAAAGAAGGCAGCAGTAAAGAAAAAGCAGCCGTTTTCCGCTCCATGAACTCTGCTCTGGGGAAGAGCCCGTGGCTGGTTGGGAATGAGCTCACTGTGGCAGATGTGGTGCTGTGGTCTGTGCTCCAGCAGACTGGGGGTGGCAGTGGGGCAGCGCCCACCAATGTGCAGCGGTGGCTTAAGTCCTGCGAGAACCTGGCTCCCTTCAGCACTGCTCTGCAGCTCCTTAAGTGA
- the Aimp2 gene encoding aminoacyl tRNA synthase complex-interacting multifunctional protein 2 isoform X1: MPMYQVKPYHGGSAPLRVELPTCMYRLPNVHSKTTTPATDAGHVQETPEPSLQALESRQDDILKRLYELKAAVDGLSKMIHTPDADLDVTNILQADEPTTLTTNALDLNSVLGKDYGALKDIVINANPASPPLSLLVMHSLLCERYRVLSTVHTHSSVKNVPENLLKCFGEQARKQSRHEYQLGFTLIWKDVPKTQMKFRVQTMCPIEGEGSIARFLFSLFGQKHNAVNLTLIDSWVDIAMFQLKEGSSKEKAAVFRSMNSALGKSPWLVGNELTVADVVLWSVLQQTGGGSGAAPTNVQRWLKSCENLAPFSTALQLLK, translated from the exons ATGCCGATGTACCAGGTAAAGCCCTATCATGGAGGCAGCGCACCTCTGCGTGTAGAGCTGCCAACCTGCATGTACCGGCTCCCCAACGTGCACAGCAAGACCACCACTCCCGCGACCGACGCGGGCCACGTGCAG GAAACACCTGAGCCATCTTTGCAAGCCCTTGAATCCCGCCAAGATGATATTTTAAAGCGCTTATATGAGTTAAAGGCAGCAGTGGATGGCCTGTCAAAGATGATTCACACTCCAGATGCAGACTTGGACGTAACTAACATCCTGCAAGCTGATGAGCCCACGACTTTAACCACAAATGCACTGGACTTGAATTCCGTGCTCGGAAAG GATTATGGGGCACTGAAAGACATCGTGATCAACGCAAACCCAGCCTCCCCGCCCCTCTCCCTGCTTGTGATGCACAGTCTGCTCTGTGAACGCTACAGGGTCCTGTCCACGGTGCACACACATTCGTCAGTCAAGAACGTACCCGAGAATCTTCTCAAGTGCTTCGGGGAGCAGGCTAGAAAACAGTCCCGCCACGAGTATCAGCTGGGCTTCACTTTGATTTGGAAGGATG TGCCCAAGACACAGATGAAGTTCAGGGTACAGACAATGTGCCCCATCGAAGGAGAAGGGAGCATCGCTCGcttcttgttctctctgtttgGCCAGAAGCATAATGCTGTCAACTTAACACTCATCGACAGCTGGGTGGATATCGCTATGTTTCAGCTGAAAGAAGGCAGCAGTAAAGAAAAAGCAGCCGTTTTCCGCTCCATGAACTCTGCTCTGGGGAAGAGCCCGTGGCTGGTTGGGAATGAGCTCACTGTGGCAGATGTGGTGCTGTGGTCTGTGCTCCAGCAGACTGGGGGTGGCAGTGGGGCAGCGCCCACCAATGTGCAGCGGTGGCTTAAGTCCTGCGAGAACCTGGCTCCCTTCAGCACTGCTCTGCAGCTCCTTAAGTGA
- the Aimp2 gene encoding aminoacyl tRNA synthase complex-interacting multifunctional protein 2 isoform X5: MIHTPDADLDVTNILQADEPTTLTTNALDLNSVLGKDYGALKDIVINANPASPPLSLLVMHSLLCERYRVLSTVHTHSSVKNVPENLLKCFGEQARKQSRHEYQLGFTLIWKDVPKTQMKFRVQTMCPIEGEGSIARFLFSLFGQKHNAVNLTLIDSWVDIAMFQLKEGSSKEKAAVFRSMNSALGKSPWLVGNELTVADVVLWSVLQQTGGGSGAAPTNVQRWLKSCENLAPFSTALQLLK; this comes from the exons ATGATTCACACTCCAGATGCAGACTTGGACGTAACTAACATCCTGCAAGCTGATGAGCCCACGACTTTAACCACAAATGCACTGGACTTGAATTCCGTGCTCGGAAAG GATTATGGGGCACTGAAAGACATCGTGATCAACGCAAACCCAGCCTCCCCGCCCCTCTCCCTGCTTGTGATGCACAGTCTGCTCTGTGAACGCTACAGGGTCCTGTCCACGGTGCACACACATTCGTCAGTCAAGAACGTACCCGAGAATCTTCTCAAGTGCTTCGGGGAGCAGGCTAGAAAACAGTCCCGCCACGAGTATCAGCTGGGCTTCACTTTGATTTGGAAGGATG TGCCCAAGACACAGATGAAGTTCAGGGTACAGACAATGTGCCCCATCGAAGGAGAAGGGAGCATCGCTCGcttcttgttctctctgtttgGCCAGAAGCATAATGCTGTCAACTTAACACTCATCGACAGCTGGGTGGATATCGCTATGTTTCAGCTGAAAGAAGGCAGCAGTAAAGAAAAAGCAGCCGTTTTCCGCTCCATGAACTCTGCTCTGGGGAAGAGCCCGTGGCTGGTTGGGAATGAGCTCACTGTGGCAGATGTGGTGCTGTGGTCTGTGCTCCAGCAGACTGGGGGTGGCAGTGGGGCAGCGCCCACCAATGTGCAGCGGTGGCTTAAGTCCTGCGAGAACCTGGCTCCCTTCAGCACTGCTCTGCAGCTCCTTAAGTGA
- the Aimp2 gene encoding aminoacyl tRNA synthase complex-interacting multifunctional protein 2 isoform X3 produces the protein MPMYQETPEPSLQALESRQDDILKRLYELKAAVDGLSKMIHTPDADLDVTNILQADEPTTLTTNALDLNSVLGKDYGALKDIVINANPASPPLSLLVMHSLLCERYRVLSTVHTHSSVKNVPENLLKCFGEQARKQSRHEYQLGFTLIWKDVPKTQMKFRVQTMCPIEGEGSIARFLFSLFGQKHNAVNLTLIDSWVDIAMFQLKEGSSKEKAAVFRSMNSALGKSPWLVGNELTVADVVLWSVLQQTGGGSGAAPTNVQRWLKSCENLAPFSTALQLLK, from the exons ATGCCGATGTACCAG GAAACACCTGAGCCATCTTTGCAAGCCCTTGAATCCCGCCAAGATGATATTTTAAAGCGCTTATATGAGTTAAAGGCAGCAGTGGATGGCCTGTCAAAGATGATTCACACTCCAGATGCAGACTTGGACGTAACTAACATCCTGCAAGCTGATGAGCCCACGACTTTAACCACAAATGCACTGGACTTGAATTCCGTGCTCGGAAAG GATTATGGGGCACTGAAAGACATCGTGATCAACGCAAACCCAGCCTCCCCGCCCCTCTCCCTGCTTGTGATGCACAGTCTGCTCTGTGAACGCTACAGGGTCCTGTCCACGGTGCACACACATTCGTCAGTCAAGAACGTACCCGAGAATCTTCTCAAGTGCTTCGGGGAGCAGGCTAGAAAACAGTCCCGCCACGAGTATCAGCTGGGCTTCACTTTGATTTGGAAGGATG TGCCCAAGACACAGATGAAGTTCAGGGTACAGACAATGTGCCCCATCGAAGGAGAAGGGAGCATCGCTCGcttcttgttctctctgtttgGCCAGAAGCATAATGCTGTCAACTTAACACTCATCGACAGCTGGGTGGATATCGCTATGTTTCAGCTGAAAGAAGGCAGCAGTAAAGAAAAAGCAGCCGTTTTCCGCTCCATGAACTCTGCTCTGGGGAAGAGCCCGTGGCTGGTTGGGAATGAGCTCACTGTGGCAGATGTGGTGCTGTGGTCTGTGCTCCAGCAGACTGGGGGTGGCAGTGGGGCAGCGCCCACCAATGTGCAGCGGTGGCTTAAGTCCTGCGAGAACCTGGCTCCCTTCAGCACTGCTCTGCAGCTCCTTAAGTGA
- the Aimp2 gene encoding aminoacyl tRNA synthase complex-interacting multifunctional protein 2 isoform X2, with translation MVEAENRGSPMLFSDLHIQETPEPSLQALESRQDDILKRLYELKAAVDGLSKMIHTPDADLDVTNILQADEPTTLTTNALDLNSVLGKDYGALKDIVINANPASPPLSLLVMHSLLCERYRVLSTVHTHSSVKNVPENLLKCFGEQARKQSRHEYQLGFTLIWKDVPKTQMKFRVQTMCPIEGEGSIARFLFSLFGQKHNAVNLTLIDSWVDIAMFQLKEGSSKEKAAVFRSMNSALGKSPWLVGNELTVADVVLWSVLQQTGGGSGAAPTNVQRWLKSCENLAPFSTALQLLK, from the exons atggtggaagcagagaaccGAGGCTCTCCTatgctgttctctgacctccacattcag GAAACACCTGAGCCATCTTTGCAAGCCCTTGAATCCCGCCAAGATGATATTTTAAAGCGCTTATATGAGTTAAAGGCAGCAGTGGATGGCCTGTCAAAGATGATTCACACTCCAGATGCAGACTTGGACGTAACTAACATCCTGCAAGCTGATGAGCCCACGACTTTAACCACAAATGCACTGGACTTGAATTCCGTGCTCGGAAAG GATTATGGGGCACTGAAAGACATCGTGATCAACGCAAACCCAGCCTCCCCGCCCCTCTCCCTGCTTGTGATGCACAGTCTGCTCTGTGAACGCTACAGGGTCCTGTCCACGGTGCACACACATTCGTCAGTCAAGAACGTACCCGAGAATCTTCTCAAGTGCTTCGGGGAGCAGGCTAGAAAACAGTCCCGCCACGAGTATCAGCTGGGCTTCACTTTGATTTGGAAGGATG TGCCCAAGACACAGATGAAGTTCAGGGTACAGACAATGTGCCCCATCGAAGGAGAAGGGAGCATCGCTCGcttcttgttctctctgtttgGCCAGAAGCATAATGCTGTCAACTTAACACTCATCGACAGCTGGGTGGATATCGCTATGTTTCAGCTGAAAGAAGGCAGCAGTAAAGAAAAAGCAGCCGTTTTCCGCTCCATGAACTCTGCTCTGGGGAAGAGCCCGTGGCTGGTTGGGAATGAGCTCACTGTGGCAGATGTGGTGCTGTGGTCTGTGCTCCAGCAGACTGGGGGTGGCAGTGGGGCAGCGCCCACCAATGTGCAGCGGTGGCTTAAGTCCTGCGAGAACCTGGCTCCCTTCAGCACTGCTCTGCAGCTCCTTAAGTGA